The following proteins are co-located in the Dromiciops gliroides isolate mDroGli1 chromosome 2, mDroGli1.pri, whole genome shotgun sequence genome:
- the LOC122743509 gene encoding LOW QUALITY PROTEIN: acyl carrier protein, mitochondrial-like (The sequence of the model RefSeq protein was modified relative to this genomic sequence to represent the inferred CDS: inserted 1 base in 1 codon) gives MAARVLSACVRCLPAALAPLSGPRAPMLALVRPLGLGXRAAAAVPVPAHMQVSGLSLQLSRQYRDMPPLTLENIKDRGLYVLKLYDKIDPEKLSVSSHFMKDLGSDSLDQVEIIMAMEDEFGFEIPDIDAEKLMCPQEVVDYIADKKDVYQ, from the exons ATGGCGGCCCGTGTCCTCTCTGCTTGTGTCCGCTGCCTGCCCGCGGCCTTGGCACCGCTGTCTGGGCCCCGGGCCCCCATGCTCGCCTTGGTGCGGCCGCTGGGCTTGG GGAGGGCAGCCGCGGCGGTTCCTGTCCCTGCACACATGCAGGTTTCTGGGTTATCCCTACAGTTGAGCCGCCAGTATAGAGACATGCCCCCTCTGACACTGGAGAACATTAAGGACCGTGGCCTCTATGTCTTGAAACTATATGATAAGATTGATCCAGAAAAGCTTTCAGTATCTTCCCACTTCATGAAAGACCTGGGCTCGGATAGTTTGGACCAAGTAGAAATCATAATGGCCATGGAAGATGAATTTGGGTTTGAAATTCCTGACATAGATGCTGAAAAGTTAATGTGTCCACAAGAGGTTGTAGATTACATTGCAGATAAGAAAGATGTGTaccaataa